Within the Rosa rugosa chromosome 2, drRosRugo1.1, whole genome shotgun sequence genome, the region AGGGCAAGTATGTACGCCGGCCAAGCTCCAAAATCTTTTGCGACAACGAAAACCTATGTATATTATAAAAGGTAACAGATGAACATGTTACAATGTACTCGATCTCTTTTAGGAAACATCAAGAAATGGCTCACAAGTCGCAAGTATAGCATATGTTCTAATCCTTCTCATAATCAATCAACAAAACCCAATATACACAAACAAACTATATActcaaaaaatttaaaaattccAGAGCTTCAGGGAATCAGAAGCCTAAATACACAAAAATAAATACTACATTAAAGGGTGTTCAGATCAGCAGAAATCATTATGATCTTACCATTTCATCCCTAAATCTTATAATTATGTTCCATCCTAAACAACTCAGAGATCCTATAAGCTAAAAAACACAAATGAGAAAAACATAAACTTGGATTAGCCTAGCAGTTTGATAATACCTTGGTAATAGCAAGAGCTTCAAGAATAGCAAGGATGTCGTTGACGAGGTCACGGTAGGAGGCCTTGTCGGGTTCGGGCGGCTGGTCGGAAAGACCGTGTCCACGGTAGTCAGGCGCGATGGCCCGGAAACCGGCGTTGGCGGCAGCGATCATCTGGTGGCGCCACGTGTACCATATTTCTGGGAATCCGTGCAGGAACAAGACCACATTGGGACCTGAAACATACGTTGACCGATAGTGACAACTGAAAAGGTGTTCGAGTATGTTAAGAATGAGCAAGACTCAGGGATTGCTGACCTGTTCCGATGTCGGCTACGTGGAGCTTGAGGCCTTCCACTGTTATGAAGTTGTGCTGGATTTGATCCATGTTTAGAAGTAAGGAAGACAAGAACTGTCAACGAAGTGTCCACTTCAAGAAGAGAGGAGGAGTTTCCTAGAATGGAAATATAGCGTCGGAGTCAATGAGTAGTCTTAGATTAAGCCGAGTAATGTCTATTTTTGACTATTAGGAGTCGTATACGATTCATTGTTGTTGTAACTATTCATGTGTCAACTAATAATGACTCATGCCTTATCATTATGACTCACACATCAATAGTATATGACTCATTGTTGTTTCAGCCAAGAATAATATACGACTCGTTCTATTATTATGTAGGTAATTTGTGTATTGAGTTTCGTTATGTTGGATTAATTTCATGTTGAATATTCTGATATGTGTTGCACAATAAACATTAGGGACTGAGGAGCACCATCTTGAATGGGTAGGTTCAGGAAGGAGGGGATGGAGAGTTTTCATATCCCCTGCCCTGCTACACCTCGGTGGCCATACTTTGTCAGATATCCATTGTAGAAAATGAAAGTCTCAACTCTTTCATTTTGGTCTTGCATATGATTATTGAACAAATCATTGCATGAAATAGGTTTTAATTTTCCCACTGGTAGATTTTACAATTGCTAAGAAAGAAATGTGAAATGTCCATCATATGTTCTTAGAAGGGAATTTGGTAATGGCAGTGCTGCCTTTATTCACTGTTTGAGACAAATTACATGCCACAACAAAAGTAGGAGATATATATTCTGGTCCTTATTGGATTCAAACACTAGATTTCACACTTCTATAAAACACAAATCTCTCGGAAACCTTGGATAAACTTCATTTCAATCATACAAGCACGAGTGATCAAATGTGCTTTTGGAGGAAGGTGAGGATGAGCTCATAAACTTGTTCAGGTGATTGTTCGTGAACAAAATGTGTTCCTTCTGGCAGAAATACAATCTCCAAATCCGGGACAAACTCTTTCAGCTTTTCACTGTTTATGTAATCTTTCATCCCTGGAAATTCGTATACATAATCCTTTTTTCCCATTATAAAAAGAGCTGGAACTTCAATAGTGGAATCAGGTATGCCCAAGCCATCTTTCATTGCCCTGTCAATACATAAATGAAGTAAAGAAATTCATGGTCTAGTTAGCAGGGTTAAACTACTTTCAAATGCTAGGTCTGATCAGGGGCGGCAATGTGAGTGTGTGGGTGGTGCTGCCGCACTAGGCCTTTGATATTTGAAGGCCTCCAATTATATAACCCTTGTTTAACTATATACATATCTCTTAAAAGCTGCATACAAATAATGCCTTTCTAGTCTAGTTGGTAAGCCTGCTGCAGAAAAGTTAAGATTAATTGCATTTACCTATATGGAAGTTGCAATGCAGTTTGAAAACCAGATTTCTCGTACAACTTTCCATATGCTTCAAGATCTTCCTCAGTGAACCAAGGGGGAAGAGGCGTAGACGAGTCCACCAAGTCCATGATCTCCTGGTTTTCTGCAGCTATTGGTATTTTACTCCTCGAGAAAAGAATGTACACATTGCGGATAACTGTTTTCGCATCAAGGCGTCCAAAATCAGCTTCTGCCCTGCCACCTGGTTCCTATAATGGAGGTCACAATTTCACAACAAGCAATTAAGTCATGGCAGTGCAGACACTGAATAGATAACATCACAGCATGACTAAGTAGATTCACACCTGCCATCTTGAAATATAGAAACCTTCAGGAAGGTGGTTAATGAATTGGGGACGACTTGACTTTGGCATGTATGGCACTCCCATTGTTACAACTCCCAAGGTCCTTTCTGGATGCAGACCGGCAAATATGTACGCCGGCCAAGCTCCAAAATCTTTTCCGATGAGGAAAACCTATGTAGATTTTATTAGAATGACACTACATAATATGATCATCTGTCTCAAGCAACATGACGAAAAGGGTTCACAAGCAAGTCTTACAAgttgatttataaaaaaaacaaactataCTGAAGTCTACAGCTTTGTGGATGCAAATAGCTAGCCTAAATACACAcaataattgaaaacaaacaGGAACCAAGCTCATCATCTTCAACTTCATTTCTGCTTCTACCCCAAAACACAACTAAAGCAGGCATCTTTATCATGTACCCACTTTAACAAAAATTCAAGATCCCAAACAAttcaaataacaaaaaaaaaaaaaaaaaaccaaattggTACCTTAGGAATGGCAAGGGCATCAAGAATAGCAAGGAGGTCATTGTCAAGGTCAAGGAAGGTGGCCTTATCGGGTTGGGGAGGCGGGTCGGAGAGTCCGTATCCGCGGTAGTCCGGGGCTATGGCCCGGAACCCGGCGTTGGCCAGAGCGATCATCTGGTGGCGCCACGTGTACCATATTTCTGGGAATCCATGTAGGAACACGACCACATTGGGACCTGAAACACACGATTGTTAGTAATTCGATGATGTTAAGAATGAGGAAGAGGTAGTGGGATTGGTGAACCTGTTCCGATGTCGGCCACGTGTAGTTTCAGGCCTTGTACGGTTATGTACTTGTGCTGGATTTGATCCATGCTCGGAGCAAGAGAGTGAGTATGAGGAAAATAGCCGAGTATTTCCTTGAGTAGAAACTTTGTGGAGTTGGGGTGGATGAGTAGTACTGTTATTAGATCACGCAAGCTAATAGTCAACTAAAGATAACAAATAGTCAACTATGGTCTTGTTTGGATAGGCTAACACAAAAGGATTGGATTTGACTGGACTATTTAAGCCTATCTTTGTTGCAACAGAAGTTACTTTGAGGAAATGATCAAGAATCTCACTTTTTGGAAAAGAAACAGATTTTCTTTGATTTAAATGGACTTTTTAGCCTCGCATGCTAGGTATATGTCCTCATTTTAATGGGAAAAAATGGATCTTAGAAATTTGGCATAGTTTATTTAATTGTAGAGGATAATCGAATTCTATGCTCTTTTAATTTGATCTTGAATATGATGATATGAGGGGGAGTGAaattgtgagccccggaaaaatgtgTTGAACTTATTGATGATCGTACGAGAAATTATTTCGCGATCTCGACAATTGCCaaagtgctcgagaatattttcagaaattttcatattgtgaaatcctcaatttcaGAGTTGGGTAATAAAGTACacgtcacgacgagttcgtggaaattttcgtggaatttttcggatacccgagCTATTTATAACGATTTTCCGAAGGGGTggaattttagaaaataaattaaagaaataggATTTTCTGCGGTGCAATCCTAGCCGTTGATCTACCCACTGCCTAATCCTAGCCCTTGATTTTCAATTGAGGTTGGGGTATTTATATTCCTTGATCAGACCAAGGATGGGGATTAGTTGTAGAAAACACGAGAGGGAGAGAGCTGGGAGCTCTGACCCGGACGCCACCGACCCGAGAAGGAGACCCGGCCGCCGcgccaccgtccggccaccgatcgcTGACGGACGACCACCATCTGCTTCATCTCCGCGTCGCCTACCTCCCTACATCCTCAGATCGCCCATGCACCGGACGAGGAGGGAGACTCGACAGTGAGAAGCAGCGACTGCGCCGGCGAGTTTCTGCAATTTCCGGCCACCGCTTGGGCTGCATTCGGTATGAAAGTCCATCCTCTCGTCATGCTCAACACCCTAGTAAAATTAGTTTTTCGATTTAATCAAGTTTTGACAATTTTGCGTTTCTGGGTAGCCACGGCTTCGCCGTGTTCTTCGACTCCGACGACGTTTCCGGCACTTCTGGGCTTAGCTTCTGGTTGGAATGCGTCTGTATACGAAGGCAGACCTTGTTTAGGTATTGAAGTACGAGAATTGCTGGTTGAGTGGCCATCAGGTCGAACTCCGTCACCGGTCGAGTTTCGAAAGTAGGCTGGACGGAGTTGATCAACTCGGCGTCGACTAGGCTATCTCCAGCAACTGTGTTCTCCGCCCTGAGGTCTCACCTGCATGTCGACTACTGAAGGTAAAATCGAAGTCTGCTCTGTGGTACTTGTGACAGTTTGGATGAATTATGGTGTTGGAAGTGAAATTGAAGTTCGAATGCATGTGTGGATCGGGTGTTTGAGTCTTGGATTAAATTGGTTGAGTTGCATATTGAGAAATTGATCTGGATTGTGGAATAGATATTGTGGGTACATGAGGTTCCTGTGAAAATTGATGATTAGTGATGAACGAGTAAATTGTATTGTTGTTAcgattgagttgtggtgttttGAATTGAATGAATTGTTGTGTTGTGGTTGAGATTGAGATATCCTGGTTATAAGTTTGAATGCATAGGCAGAATGGGTTGTCGTGTATTGATTTGAAGGGACTTGGATGAtcaagtttatgttttgttaGAATTGCCTTGGCATATTGGATGAACTGTG harbors:
- the LOC133733344 gene encoding uncharacterized protein LOC133733344; this translates as MDQIQHKYITVQGLKLHVADIGTGPNVVVFLHGFPEIWYTWRHQMIALANAGFRAIAPDYRGYGLSDPPPQPDKATFLDLDNDLLAILDALAIPKVFLIGKDFGAWPAYIFAGLHPERTLGVVTMGVPYMPKSSRPQFINHLPEGFYISRWQEPGGRAEADFGRLDAKTVIRNVYILFSRSKIPIAAENQEIMDLVDSSTPLPPWFTEEDLEAYGKLYEKSGFQTALQLPYRAMKDGLGIPDSTIEVPALFIMGKKDYVYEFPGMKDYINSEKLKEFVPDLEIVFLPEGTHFVHEQSPEQVYELILTFLQKHI